A DNA window from Bacteroidota bacterium contains the following coding sequences:
- the alaS gene encoding alanine--tRNA ligase → MNSNQIRQTFLDFFKSKGHVIVPSAPMVIKNDPTLMFTNAGMNQFKDLFLGNVPVKYPRVADTQKCLRVSGKHNDLEEVGVDTYHHTMFEMLGNWSFGDYFKKEAIAWSWELLIEVYKIDKSRLYVTVFEGSPTEKLAFDQEAHDCWKKYIAEDRIIKGNKKDNFWEMGDTGPCGPCTEIHVDMRKDEDRKKVDGKTLVNKSDPQVIEIWNNVFMEFNRKADGSLEKLPAQHVDTGMGFERLSMVLQNKQSSYDTDIFQPIIEKIENLSGLRYKPDNEQNHKQQLIINIAMRVIADHIRAISFSIADGQLPSNTGAGYVIRRILRRAIRYGYQSLGLKEPFMYRIVPVLSNQMGGAFPELQSQKLLIEKVIKEEEVAFFRTLENGLKRIDQVCIAIANEKKSSIVDGSVVFELYDTYGFPVDLTSLIAKGYGLEIDEKGFSAELEKQKNRSREATAVDTGDWVDLKNSFKISSANLSGFVGYELTECETHILQYRKVTAKGKNLFQLMLNQTPFYAESGGQVGDTGYLDNGTEKISIVDTKKENGIIVHFADKLPKDLSKPFKAVVTKSKRLLTENNHSATHLLHAALRKVLGTHVEQKGSLVNDEYLRFDFSHFSKVTDEELAKIEQIVNEKIREDIHSDIKELPIDEAKKLGAMALFGEKYGDVVRVVTFDKNYSIELCGGTHVKATGQIGLFKIISESAVAAGIRRIEGITSVKAEEYVNQQLAVIAQLKELLKNPKDVAKSVQSLLEQNSELNKQVETLLKDKAKQLKAELLGKIKSHNGVNFISEKIGLDSAEVIKDLSFELRNEVQDLFMVLGAEIKGKPSLSVIISDNLVAEKKLNASNIVRELAKEIQGGGGGQPFYATAGGTNLLGLEKALEKAKAIIQ, encoded by the coding sequence ATGAACTCAAACCAAATTCGTCAAACATTCTTAGATTTTTTTAAATCGAAAGGACATGTTATTGTTCCATCGGCTCCTATGGTCATTAAAAATGATCCAACATTGATGTTCACCAATGCCGGAATGAATCAATTTAAAGATCTGTTTTTGGGTAACGTTCCGGTCAAATACCCGCGTGTTGCTGATACGCAAAAATGTTTACGTGTTTCGGGTAAGCACAACGATCTTGAAGAAGTTGGTGTCGACACCTATCATCACACAATGTTCGAGATGCTTGGCAACTGGAGTTTTGGTGACTATTTCAAAAAGGAAGCTATTGCCTGGAGTTGGGAGTTGCTCATTGAAGTTTACAAGATTGATAAGAGCCGGTTATATGTTACAGTTTTTGAGGGAAGTCCGACAGAAAAGCTTGCATTCGACCAGGAAGCTCATGATTGCTGGAAAAAATATATTGCCGAAGACCGCATCATAAAAGGAAATAAGAAAGATAATTTCTGGGAAATGGGTGATACCGGCCCATGTGGTCCATGCACTGAGATACATGTGGATATGCGTAAAGATGAAGATCGCAAAAAGGTTGATGGTAAAACATTGGTGAATAAAAGTGATCCACAGGTAATTGAAATATGGAACAATGTATTCATGGAGTTCAACCGCAAAGCAGACGGATCACTGGAGAAACTTCCTGCGCAGCATGTGGATACAGGTATGGGTTTTGAGCGTTTGAGTATGGTTTTGCAGAATAAGCAAAGCAGCTATGATACAGATATTTTTCAGCCGATAATTGAAAAAATTGAAAACCTTTCAGGGTTGCGATATAAGCCGGACAATGAACAAAACCATAAACAGCAACTTATTATTAATATAGCTATGCGTGTGATCGCGGATCACATCAGGGCTATTTCATTTTCTATTGCCGACGGGCAGTTGCCATCTAATACAGGAGCCGGTTATGTTATACGTAGAATTTTAAGAAGGGCTATCCGGTATGGTTATCAGTCATTAGGATTGAAAGAGCCTTTTATGTATCGTATTGTTCCTGTACTTTCCAATCAAATGGGTGGTGCGTTCCCTGAATTACAATCACAAAAATTATTGATAGAAAAAGTTATAAAGGAAGAAGAAGTTGCGTTTTTCAGAACACTTGAAAATGGTTTGAAAAGAATTGACCAGGTTTGTATTGCTATTGCCAATGAAAAAAAATCTTCAATTGTTGATGGTTCTGTTGTATTCGAACTGTATGATACATATGGTTTTCCTGTCGATCTTACTTCTTTGATTGCAAAGGGATATGGGTTGGAGATAGATGAAAAAGGTTTTTCGGCGGAATTAGAAAAACAAAAAAATCGTTCGCGGGAAGCGACGGCTGTTGATACCGGGGATTGGGTTGATTTAAAAAATTCCTTCAAAATTTCAAGTGCCAACCTTTCTGGTTTTGTGGGTTATGAACTAACTGAATGTGAAACTCATATACTTCAATATAGAAAAGTTACTGCGAAGGGAAAAAATTTATTTCAATTGATGTTAAATCAAACTCCCTTCTACGCCGAAAGCGGTGGCCAGGTTGGCGATACAGGCTATCTGGATAATGGCACTGAGAAAATTTCCATCGTTGATACAAAAAAGGAAAATGGTATAATTGTTCATTTTGCAGATAAGTTGCCCAAGGATCTTTCCAAGCCCTTTAAAGCGGTTGTAACTAAAAGCAAACGTTTGCTCACCGAAAATAATCATAGCGCGACACATTTACTGCATGCCGCACTACGTAAAGTATTAGGAACACACGTAGAACAAAAGGGTTCATTGGTAAATGATGAATATCTGCGTTTCGATTTCTCGCACTTTTCAAAAGTAACAGATGAAGAACTCGCAAAAATCGAACAGATCGTAAATGAAAAGATACGCGAGGATATTCATTCCGATATAAAAGAACTACCGATTGATGAAGCGAAAAAACTTGGTGCAATGGCTTTGTTCGGAGAAAAATATGGGGATGTGGTGCGCGTAGTAACTTTCGATAAGAATTATTCTATAGAGCTGTGCGGAGGAACGCATGTAAAAGCAACCGGCCAGATCGGCTTATTTAAAATAATTTCTGAAAGTGCGGTAGCTGCGGGTATTCGTCGGATAGAGGGCATAACTTCTGTGAAGGCTGAAGAATATGTGAATCAGCAATTGGCTGTAATTGCACAGTTGAAAGAGCTGCTTAAAAATCCAAAAGATGTTGCAAAAAGTGTTCAATCATTGCTTGAGCAAAACAGCGAGTTGAATAAACAGGTTGAAACACTTTTAAAAGACAAAGCCAAACAGTTGAAAGCCGAATTGCTTGGAAAAATAAAATCACACAACGGTGTTAATTTTATTTCCGAAAAAATAGGATTGGATTCTGCTGAAGTGATTAAAGATCTTTCATTCGAATTAAGAAACGAAGTACAAGATCTCTTTATGGTGCTTGGTGCCGAAATAAAGGGTAAGCCAAGTCTTTCTGTTATCATCTCAGATAATTTAGTTGCGGAAAAAAAATTGAATGCCAGTAATATCGTTCGTGAACTTGCTAAAGAGATACAAGGAGGAGGAGGAGGGCAACCTTTTTATGCAACTGCGGGTGGGACTAATCTTTTGGGCTTAGAAAAGGCGTTGGAGAAAGCGAAAGCGATTATTCAATAG
- the tnpA gene encoding IS200/IS605 family transposase produces MSFVKIWVHLVFTTKNREPWLKSEIRHDVQKHIIQNCKEKEIFLQAINGWTEHIHCLISLGKDQSIAKVSQLIKGESSYWINKNNLVPEKFVWQDDYWAVSVSQSHLERVVNYIKNQETHHSKRSFSEEVEEFVSKFGFEVISQ; encoded by the coding sequence ATGTCATTTGTAAAAATCTGGGTGCATTTGGTGTTTACTACTAAAAATAGGGAGCCTTGGCTAAAAAGTGAGATCAGGCATGATGTGCAGAAGCATATTATTCAAAATTGTAAAGAGAAAGAGATTTTTCTGCAAGCCATTAATGGCTGGACAGAACATATACATTGTTTGATCTCTTTGGGGAAAGACCAAAGCATAGCTAAAGTATCACAATTAATAAAAGGAGAATCTTCTTATTGGATTAACAAAAATAATTTAGTTCCTGAGAAATTTGTTTGGCAGGATGATTATTGGGCAGTTTCTGTGAGCCAATCACATTTGGAAAGAGTTGTTAACTACATCAAAAATCAAGAAACGCATCATTCAAAACGATCATTTAGTGAGGAGGTTGAAGAGTTTGTAAGTAAATTTGGGTTTGAAGTAATTTCGCAGTAG